A genomic window from Thermincola ferriacetica includes:
- the cimA gene encoding citramalate synthase, whose product MGKVILYDTTLRDGTQGEGISFSAEDKVKIALKLDKMGFHYVEGGWPGSNPKDMEFFRMIREYNLEHAKITAFGCTCKPQTSPAEDPNIQSILEAGVQVATIFGKTWDFHVTHALKTTLEENLKMIRDTVKYLKSRGLEVIYDAEHFFDGYKSNADYAMKTIKAAEEAGADTICLCDTNGGSMPHEISEIVRRVVDAVQVPIGIHAHNDCELAVANSIVAVQAGAVQVQGTINGFGERCGNANLCSVIPNLVFKLKIDCMDRDKLQALTELSRYVSELANVHPDNSQPYVGSSAFAHKGGVHVSALLKNPETYEHIEPGLVGNSRRVLVSELSGMSNIIYKAEELDLDLDMNRTNPETKKILEQIKYLENKGFQFEGAEGSFELLMRKAFNGYHEPFELLALRIITEKREAGVIYSEAIIKLKVGEEIVHTAAEGNGPVNAMDNALRKALEVFYPFIRDMKLADYKVRVLDGNAGTRAQVRVLIETHDKELGSWGTVGVSENIIEASWQALVDSLAYGLLKKKKETEK is encoded by the coding sequence ATGGGAAAAGTAATCCTTTACGATACAACTTTAAGAGATGGAACGCAGGGAGAAGGAATCTCCTTTTCGGCGGAGGATAAAGTGAAAATTGCCCTGAAACTGGATAAAATGGGCTTTCACTATGTAGAAGGCGGATGGCCGGGTTCTAATCCCAAAGACATGGAATTTTTCCGCATGATTAGAGAATACAACCTGGAACACGCCAAAATTACGGCCTTTGGCTGCACTTGTAAACCGCAGACTTCCCCCGCGGAAGATCCCAATATTCAAAGTATATTGGAAGCCGGCGTACAGGTGGCCACAATTTTCGGTAAAACCTGGGATTTCCACGTAACCCATGCCCTGAAAACAACCCTGGAAGAAAACCTGAAAATGATCAGGGATACGGTAAAGTATTTAAAGAGCAGGGGCCTGGAAGTAATTTATGATGCCGAACATTTTTTTGACGGGTATAAGAGCAACGCAGATTATGCCATGAAGACTATTAAAGCGGCGGAGGAGGCAGGGGCTGATACTATTTGCCTCTGTGACACCAACGGCGGTTCCATGCCTCACGAAATCAGCGAAATAGTCAGAAGGGTCGTAGATGCGGTGCAGGTACCCATAGGCATTCATGCGCATAACGATTGTGAGCTGGCAGTGGCCAATTCTATTGTGGCTGTTCAGGCGGGCGCTGTCCAGGTCCAGGGCACCATCAACGGTTTTGGCGAAAGGTGCGGTAATGCTAACCTGTGTTCCGTGATACCTAACCTGGTATTTAAATTAAAAATTGACTGTATGGACCGCGACAAACTGCAGGCTCTGACCGAGTTATCCAGGTATGTGAGCGAACTGGCCAATGTGCACCCGGATAACAGTCAGCCCTATGTGGGCAGCAGCGCTTTTGCCCACAAAGGCGGGGTGCACGTCAGCGCTTTGTTAAAAAACCCGGAAACCTATGAGCACATAGAGCCTGGCTTGGTAGGTAACAGTAGAAGGGTTCTGGTTTCTGAGTTATCGGGTATGAGCAATATTATATATAAGGCCGAGGAACTTGACCTGGACCTGGATATGAACCGCACCAATCCGGAGACCAAAAAGATTCTGGAACAGATCAAATACCTGGAAAACAAGGGGTTTCAGTTTGAAGGCGCGGAAGGGTCATTCGAGCTTCTGATGCGCAAGGCTTTTAACGGCTATCACGAGCCATTTGAACTGCTGGCATTGCGCATAATCACGGAAAAGAGGGAAGCGGGAGTCATTTATTCCGAGGCAATTATCAAATTGAAAGTAGGCGAGGAAATTGTCCATACGGCTGCAGAGGGGAACGGTCCGGTCAATGCCATGGACAATGCTCTGCGAAAAGCTTTGGAAGTATTTTACCCATTCATTAGGGATATGAAGCTGGCCGATTACAAGGTCCGTGTGTTGGATGGCAATGCCGGGACCCGCGCCCAGGTCCGTGTTCTTATCGAGACCCACGATAAGGAACTTGGTTCCTGGGGTACGGTGGGCGTATCGGAAAACATTATTGAAGCCAGTTGGCAGGCCTTGGTGGACAGTCTTGCTTACGGACTGTTAAAAAAGAAAAAGGAAACAGAAAAATAA
- the ilvC gene encoding ketol-acid reductoisomerase: MKMFYDNDADLALLQGKTVAVIGYGSQGHAQALNLRDSGVNVIIGLRRDLPDWDKAVEAGFEVYPVAEAAAKADIIQILVPDQIQGDLYKSEIAEHMTEGKALCFSHGFNIHFGQIVPPANVDVFMVAPKSPGHMVRRMYQEGAGVPGLVAVHQDYTGKAMDIALAYAKGIGCTRAGVFETSFKEETETDLFGEQAVLCGGVSELIKAGFDTLVEAGYAPEMAYFECLHELKLIVDLIYEGGLSYMRYSISDTAEYGDYVTGPRIITEETRQEMRQILYEIQSGQFAREWLLENKINRPVFNAMKKAEAEHPIEVVGKRLREMMPWLKKKG, translated from the coding sequence ATGAAAATGTTTTACGACAATGACGCTGATTTAGCGTTACTGCAGGGGAAAACCGTAGCGGTCATCGGGTATGGCAGCCAGGGGCATGCCCAGGCTCTGAACCTGAGAGACAGCGGCGTAAATGTAATTATTGGTTTGCGCCGGGACCTACCGGACTGGGATAAGGCTGTAGAGGCCGGTTTTGAGGTTTATCCCGTTGCCGAGGCCGCTGCTAAAGCTGATATTATCCAGATTCTAGTACCTGACCAGATCCAGGGTGACCTGTACAAAAGTGAAATCGCCGAGCATATGACTGAAGGTAAAGCCCTATGTTTCTCCCACGGTTTTAACATACATTTCGGGCAAATTGTACCGCCGGCAAATGTGGATGTATTCATGGTAGCGCCGAAGAGCCCAGGCCATATGGTACGCAGGATGTATCAGGAAGGAGCGGGGGTTCCCGGCCTGGTAGCAGTACATCAGGATTACACCGGCAAAGCAATGGATATTGCCCTGGCTTATGCCAAAGGTATAGGCTGCACAAGAGCCGGAGTATTTGAAACATCTTTTAAAGAAGAAACGGAAACAGACCTGTTTGGTGAGCAGGCTGTCTTATGCGGGGGTGTTTCCGAACTTATTAAAGCAGGTTTTGATACCCTGGTTGAAGCCGGATATGCGCCGGAAATGGCTTATTTTGAATGTTTACACGAATTAAAGCTGATAGTTGACCTGATATACGAAGGCGGCCTAAGTTATATGCGGTATTCAATCAGTGATACAGCTGAATATGGAGATTATGTTACGGGGCCAAGAATAATCACAGAAGAAACCAGACAAGAAATGAGACAAATTCTTTATGAAATTCAATCAGGTCAGTTTGCCCGTGAATGGCTGTTGGAAAATAAGATTAACCGTCCTGTTTTCAATGCCATGAAAAAAGCAGAAGCAGAACACCCAATCGAAGTTGTGGGGAAACGCTTACGGGAAATGATGCCTTGGTTGAAGAAAAAAGGATAA
- the ilvN gene encoding acetolactate synthase small subunit: MRHTLAVLVENNPGVLTRVAGLFSRRGYNIDSLAVGRTENARISRMTIVVEGDDNVLEQVTKQLNKLIDVIKICDITSEQYVDRELVLIKVAADPSVRGEIMQIVDIFRARIVDIGRKTLMIECTGDEGKINAIIESLKPFGIRELVRTGKIAMLRGAKSTSVDGTDDSSNVINGNSNDREDD, encoded by the coding sequence ATGAGACATACACTGGCTGTTCTGGTAGAAAATAACCCTGGCGTTTTGACCAGGGTAGCGGGACTTTTCAGCCGCCGCGGGTATAATATTGACAGTCTTGCCGTAGGTAGGACAGAGAATGCAAGGATATCCAGGATGACCATTGTCGTAGAAGGTGACGACAATGTGCTGGAACAGGTTACCAAACAACTGAACAAGTTGATTGACGTAATTAAAATCTGCGATATTACATCGGAACAATATGTAGACAGGGAACTGGTGCTGATCAAAGTTGCGGCAGACCCTTCCGTACGTGGAGAGATAATGCAGATTGTCGATATTTTCAGGGCCCGGATAGTAGATATCGGCAGAAAGACCTTGATGATTGAATGTACCGGTGATGAAGGCAAAATCAATGCGATTATTGAATCCCTTAAGCCCTTTGGTATCCGCGAACTTGTCCGCACCGGTAAAATAGCCATGCTCAGGGGCGCAAAATCTACTTCTGTTGACGGAACAGACGACAGCTCAAACGTGATAAACGGGAATTCAAATGATAGGGAGGATGATTAG
- a CDS encoding 2-isopropylmalate synthase: MSDSNKIYIFDTTLRDGEQSPGVSLNNHEKLDIARQLQKLGVDIIEAGFPMASQGDFEAVKTIAENVKGVTICGLSRAAFNDIDRAWEAIKVADQPRIHTFIATSDIHLQYKLRMTRQQVIEAAVAAVKHAKKYTSDVEFSAEDAFRSELGFLCQVLEAAIDAGATTVNIPDTVGYATPAEFGQFIKEIREKVPNIHKARISVHCHNDLGLAVANSLAAVANGATQVECTINGIGERAGNAALEEVVMALYTRKSLFNKTTGINTREIYRTSRLVTNLTGMKIQPNKAVVGKNAFAHESGIHQDGVLKERSTYEIMNPELIGLNVNNIVLGKHSGRHAIRDRLAELGYVLDDSELNKAFEKFKNLADKKKEVTDEDLVALVEEEIRSIPATYELEYLHISSGTRVIPTATISLSKNGEPVEDAACGDGPVDAIYKAVEKITGLNCTLLLYNLSAVTGGKDALGEVTVKIRPNGSAKTYLGRGVSTDVLEASAKAYINAVNKVVYDRMQAAEETVALPKKEGV, from the coding sequence ATGTCCGATAGCAACAAAATTTACATTTTTGATACTACCTTAAGGGACGGCGAACAGTCGCCCGGGGTCAGTTTGAATAACCACGAAAAACTGGACATTGCCCGGCAACTGCAGAAACTGGGCGTAGATATTATAGAAGCCGGATTTCCCATGGCGTCGCAGGGCGATTTTGAGGCAGTGAAAACTATTGCAGAGAATGTGAAGGGAGTAACTATCTGCGGCTTGAGCAGAGCTGCCTTCAACGACATAGACAGGGCCTGGGAGGCCATTAAAGTCGCAGATCAGCCACGCATTCATACCTTTATTGCCACTTCCGATATTCACTTGCAATATAAACTGAGGATGACCAGGCAGCAAGTTATTGAAGCTGCCGTGGCGGCTGTAAAACACGCCAAGAAATATACCTCCGATGTAGAGTTTTCGGCCGAAGATGCCTTCCGCAGCGAGCTGGGCTTCTTGTGCCAGGTACTGGAAGCCGCCATTGATGCGGGAGCGACTACCGTGAATATCCCCGATACTGTCGGCTATGCCACTCCTGCCGAATTCGGGCAATTTATCAAAGAGATAAGGGAAAAGGTCCCCAATATTCATAAGGCCAGAATCAGCGTCCATTGTCACAATGACTTGGGTTTAGCTGTGGCCAATTCCCTGGCGGCGGTAGCTAACGGTGCAACCCAGGTGGAATGCACCATTAACGGAATTGGCGAACGGGCCGGCAATGCCGCTTTGGAAGAAGTGGTCATGGCTTTGTATACCAGGAAAAGCCTTTTTAACAAAACCACAGGCATAAATACCCGGGAGATTTACCGGACCAGCCGCCTTGTTACCAATTTAACGGGTATGAAAATACAGCCTAACAAAGCGGTGGTCGGGAAAAATGCCTTTGCTCATGAATCAGGCATTCACCAGGACGGGGTTTTAAAAGAACGCAGTACTTATGAAATAATGAACCCTGAATTGATAGGTTTAAATGTCAATAACATTGTGCTCGGCAAACATTCGGGCCGCCATGCCATCAGGGACCGTCTGGCCGAACTGGGATACGTCCTTGATGATTCGGAATTAAACAAAGCTTTCGAAAAATTCAAAAACCTGGCCGATAAGAAGAAGGAAGTTACCGACGAAGACCTGGTTGCCCTGGTTGAGGAAGAAATAAGAAGCATCCCGGCTACTTACGAATTAGAATACTTACATATATCCAGTGGGACCAGGGTCATTCCCACCGCTACTATAAGCTTGAGCAAAAACGGCGAACCGGTTGAGGACGCTGCCTGCGGCGACGGACCTGTTGATGCTATATACAAAGCGGTGGAGAAAATTACGGGCTTAAACTGCACCTTGCTTTTATATAACCTGAGCGCTGTTACCGGGGGAAAAGACGCCCTGGGCGAAGTTACGGTGAAAATCAGGCCCAACGGTTCGGCCAAAACCTATTTGGGCCGCGGTGTCAGCACGGACGTATTGGAAGCCAGCGCCAAGGCTTATATCAACGCAGTAAACAAGGTGGTTTATGACAGAATGCAGGCGGCAGAAGAAACGGTTGCTTTACCGAAAAAAGAAGGGGTCTGA
- the leuB gene encoding 3-isopropylmalate dehydrogenase has protein sequence MICKIASLPGDGIGAEIVPEAIKALQAVGRKYGHEFVFTEALIGGAALDAVGVPLPEETLRLCRESDAVLLGAIGGPKWDNLPVHLRPEAGSLLPLRKELGLYANLRPVVLYDALIDASTLKKEVIQGTDILVIRELTGGLYFGEKKREQTPTGQIAVDTLVYTTEEITRIARLAFETARKRKKKLCSVDKANVLESSRLWRETVTELAREYPDVELTHMYVDNCAMQLVRWPKQFDVIVTENTFGDILTDQASMISGSLGMLASASIGGKVALYEPSHGSAPDIAGQKKANPIATILSAALMLRYSFNLEKEAQDIEKAIVRVLDKGYRTADIMQEGGILVNTEEMGDRIAEEILEAK, from the coding sequence ATGATATGTAAAATTGCAAGCTTACCGGGAGACGGCATAGGAGCCGAAATTGTTCCGGAGGCCATAAAAGCCTTACAGGCGGTAGGCAGAAAATATGGTCATGAATTTGTTTTTACTGAGGCATTGATCGGCGGAGCAGCGCTGGATGCCGTGGGGGTTCCCCTGCCGGAAGAGACGCTGCGTCTTTGTAGGGAAAGTGATGCCGTGCTTTTGGGTGCCATCGGTGGACCAAAATGGGATAACCTCCCCGTGCATTTACGCCCGGAGGCCGGTTCGCTGCTGCCGTTGCGGAAAGAGCTGGGCCTTTATGCCAACCTTAGACCCGTTGTACTTTACGATGCGTTAATTGATGCTTCCACACTGAAAAAAGAAGTCATCCAGGGCACAGATATCCTGGTTATCCGAGAATTGACAGGGGGCCTTTACTTTGGAGAAAAGAAAAGGGAGCAGACCCCTACGGGCCAAATAGCCGTAGATACCCTGGTCTATACTACGGAAGAAATAACAAGGATTGCCCGGCTGGCCTTTGAAACGGCCCGAAAAAGAAAGAAAAAGCTATGTTCTGTAGACAAAGCCAATGTTTTGGAAAGTTCCCGGCTTTGGCGGGAAACTGTTACAGAACTGGCCAGGGAATACCCCGATGTGGAATTGACCCATATGTATGTGGATAATTGTGCCATGCAGTTGGTGCGCTGGCCGAAACAGTTTGATGTAATTGTCACAGAAAATACATTCGGCGACATACTTACCGACCAGGCATCCATGATTTCTGGGTCCCTGGGTATGCTGGCCTCGGCCAGTATTGGCGGAAAAGTGGCCCTTTATGAGCCTAGCCATGGTTCTGCTCCCGATATTGCCGGCCAGAAAAAAGCAAATCCGATTGCAACCATCCTTTCAGCAGCCTTGATGCTGCGGTATTCCTTTAATCTGGAAAAAGAGGCTCAAGACATTGAAAAGGCTATAGTGCGGGTATTGGATAAAGGTTACCGGACTGCCGATATTATGCAGGAAGGCGGTATATTGGTCAATACTGAAGAAATGGGTGACAGGATAGCCGAAGAAATTTTGGAGGCGAAATAA
- the leuD gene encoding 3-isopropylmalate dehydratase small subunit, which yields MEIKGRTWKFGADVDTDAIIPARYLNTSDPIELAKHCMEDADPEFPGKVRQGDIIVADKNFGCGSSREHAPIAIKAAGVSCVVAKSFARIFYRNAFNIGLPIFESPEAVDAIQEGDEIAVDTEKGIITNLRTGRQFSSTAIPPFMQELIEAGGLINYVKRRMQK from the coding sequence ATGGAAATCAAAGGAAGGACCTGGAAATTTGGGGCTGACGTGGATACCGATGCGATCATACCAGCCCGCTATTTAAATACTTCTGACCCTATAGAATTGGCAAAACACTGCATGGAGGATGCCGATCCCGAATTTCCGGGCAAGGTGAGGCAGGGTGATATTATTGTCGCTGACAAAAACTTCGGTTGCGGCAGTTCGCGGGAGCATGCGCCTATAGCCATTAAGGCGGCGGGAGTGTCGTGTGTGGTGGCCAAGTCCTTTGCCAGGATTTTTTACCGCAATGCCTTTAATATAGGGCTGCCTATTTTTGAGTCTCCGGAAGCGGTAGACGCTATTCAGGAAGGCGATGAAATAGCTGTCGATACGGAAAAGGGAATTATCACCAACCTCAGAACAGGCCGGCAATTCTCTTCTACTGCCATTCCTCCTTTTATGCAGGAGCTCATTGAAGCAGGCGGTTTAATCAATTACGTAAAAAGGAGGATGCAGAAATGA
- the acs gene encoding acetate--CoA ligase: MDTNANAIENRVFYPSEEVVKNANATPELYEEAKKDRLGFWDRMAKELVTWFEPYDKVLDDSNPPFYKWFTNGKLNVSYNCVDRHAKSEKRNKAAICYESEIGKKVVLTYGQLYREVNMFASALSKLGVKKGDRVCLYMPMIPEAAIAMLACTRIGAPHSIVFGGFSSDSLRDRINDAKAKILITADGNFRKGAPFPLKKNADEALKETPTVEKVVVVQNAGNEIEMVEGRDVWYHEIMATADTYYEPEKMDAEDMLFILYTSGSTGKPKGVVHTTGGYLVQTQATVKYVFDLKETDVYWCTADIGWITGHSYVVYGPLALGMTTFMYDGTIDYPDKDRMWDMAERWGVNVFYTAPTAIRTFMKWGTEYPKKHDLSQLRLLGTVGEPINPEAWMWYYENIGGGRCPIMDTWWQTETGAHMVTPLPITPLKPGTATIPFPGIEVDIVDENKQPSDRGYLVVKSPWPSMLRTIYGDDQRYIDQYWKRFGDYYFAGDGAKRDEMGYIWVTGRVDDVLNVSGHRLGTAEIESALVECEEVAEAAVIGKKHDVKGESVCAFVTLKDGFEGTPELVEKLRKHVGVKIGPIARPDDIIFTAALPKTRSGKIMRRLLRDIAEGRALGDITTLADPGAMQEIAAKYAGKED, translated from the coding sequence ATGGATACCAATGCTAATGCTATTGAAAATCGAGTGTTTTACCCGTCTGAAGAGGTTGTCAAGAATGCTAACGCCACACCGGAACTTTATGAGGAGGCTAAAAAAGACCGGCTTGGTTTTTGGGACAGAATGGCTAAAGAACTGGTTACCTGGTTTGAACCTTATGATAAGGTACTGGATGACAGTAATCCTCCTTTCTATAAGTGGTTTACAAACGGAAAACTGAACGTATCTTATAACTGTGTTGACCGTCACGCCAAATCGGAAAAGCGCAATAAAGCAGCTATCTGCTATGAGAGTGAAATTGGGAAGAAGGTTGTATTGACATACGGACAACTGTACCGGGAAGTGAACATGTTTGCCAGCGCTCTGTCCAAACTGGGCGTTAAAAAAGGCGACCGGGTCTGCCTGTATATGCCGATGATTCCGGAAGCTGCTATTGCCATGTTGGCCTGCACCCGGATCGGCGCTCCTCACTCCATTGTATTCGGCGGATTTAGTTCCGATTCCCTCCGCGATAGGATCAACGATGCCAAGGCCAAAATACTCATTACTGCGGACGGTAACTTCCGTAAGGGCGCGCCGTTTCCATTAAAGAAAAACGCCGATGAAGCCCTTAAAGAAACACCGACCGTAGAAAAAGTTGTTGTCGTGCAAAACGCCGGCAATGAAATCGAGATGGTAGAGGGCCGTGACGTTTGGTATCACGAAATAATGGCCACCGCGGATACTTACTATGAACCCGAAAAAATGGACGCCGAAGATATGCTTTTCATCCTTTATACCTCTGGTTCAACCGGGAAGCCTAAAGGCGTTGTGCATACTACCGGTGGGTACCTCGTACAGACGCAGGCTACAGTGAAGTATGTTTTTGATTTAAAAGAAACTGACGTTTACTGGTGTACGGCAGATATCGGCTGGATTACCGGCCACAGTTATGTTGTTTATGGTCCGCTGGCTCTGGGTATGACTACCTTCATGTATGACGGTACTATTGATTATCCTGACAAGGACAGGATGTGGGATATGGCTGAAAGATGGGGAGTAAACGTATTTTATACGGCTCCCACCGCCATTCGTACCTTCATGAAATGGGGTACTGAGTATCCCAAGAAGCACGATTTATCTCAGCTCCGGCTCCTGGGCACTGTTGGCGAGCCGATCAACCCGGAAGCCTGGATGTGGTACTACGAGAATATCGGCGGTGGCCGTTGCCCAATTATGGATACGTGGTGGCAGACCGAAACAGGCGCCCATATGGTCACGCCATTGCCTATCACTCCGCTGAAACCGGGTACAGCCACTATTCCATTCCCAGGCATTGAAGTGGATATTGTTGATGAAAACAAACAACCATCAGACCGGGGATATCTGGTAGTCAAGTCTCCTTGGCCCTCCATGTTAAGAACCATTTACGGTGATGACCAGAGATACATTGACCAGTACTGGAAGCGGTTCGGCGACTATTATTTCGCCGGCGACGGCGCCAAGAGAGACGAAATGGGTTATATCTGGGTAACGGGTCGTGTTGACGACGTACTGAACGTATCTGGTCACCGCCTTGGTACCGCTGAGATTGAAAGCGCCCTTGTTGAATGCGAAGAAGTGGCTGAAGCTGCTGTCATTGGTAAGAAGCACGATGTTAAAGGCGAATCGGTATGTGCCTTTGTGACCCTGAAAGATGGTTTCGAAGGAACGCCGGAACTTGTTGAAAAACTCAGAAAACATGTGGGCGTGAAGATTGGTCCCATTGCCAGACCCGACGACATTATCTTTACCGCTGCGTTGCCCAAGACCCGTTCCGGTAAGATTATGCGCCGTCTGTTAAGGGATATTGCCGAAGGTCGTGCTCTGGGCGACATAACTACATTGGCAGATCCGGGCGCAATGCAGGAGATTGCTGCCAAATATGCCGGCAAGGAAGACTAA
- the leuC gene encoding 3-isopropylmalate dehydratase large subunit, with translation MGMTITEKILAAHCGKDKVVPGELINCKVDVVLGNDITAPVAIKEFEKIGVETVFDKDRVVLVPDHFTPNKDIKSAEQAKLIRDFARKHKITNYFEVGKVGIEHCLLPEQGIVGPGDVVIGADSHTCTYGALGAFSTGIGSTDMAAAMATGEVWFKVPESIKFVFYGDQLNPWVSGKDLILYVIGQIGVDGALYKAMEFTGPAIRNLSMDSRFTMANMAIEAGGKNGIIEPDDITLEYVKGRTKRPYTLYTSDPDAEYFAVYEYDVKDIEPQVAFPHLPENTKPISQVGHVEIDQVVIGSCTNGRMEDLRIAAEVLKGRKVHDRVRAIVFPGTQQIYKQAMQEGLFDIFIDANVAISTPTCGPCLGGHMGILAKGERAIATTNRNFVGRMGHPESEVYLSNPAVAAASAILGRIASPEEVK, from the coding sequence ATGGGAATGACTATAACCGAAAAAATACTGGCGGCCCATTGTGGGAAAGACAAGGTGGTACCCGGTGAGTTGATTAATTGCAAGGTAGATGTTGTTTTGGGCAACGACATAACTGCCCCGGTAGCGATAAAAGAATTTGAAAAAATCGGCGTGGAAACGGTTTTTGATAAAGATAGGGTGGTACTGGTGCCTGACCACTTTACCCCCAACAAAGATATAAAATCTGCGGAGCAGGCCAAACTGATCCGCGATTTTGCCCGCAAACATAAGATTACCAATTATTTTGAGGTGGGTAAGGTGGGGATTGAACACTGCCTGCTCCCGGAGCAGGGCATTGTCGGGCCCGGCGATGTTGTTATAGGCGCCGATTCCCACACTTGCACCTATGGCGCTCTGGGGGCTTTTTCCACGGGTATCGGTAGTACCGATATGGCGGCAGCCATGGCGACCGGAGAAGTATGGTTTAAAGTTCCCGAATCCATCAAGTTTGTGTTTTATGGCGACCAGCTTAATCCCTGGGTCAGCGGTAAAGACCTGATTCTGTATGTAATAGGCCAAATCGGGGTTGACGGAGCGCTGTATAAAGCAATGGAATTCACAGGACCGGCAATCAGAAACCTTTCCATGGACAGCCGGTTTACGATGGCTAATATGGCTATTGAGGCAGGTGGCAAAAACGGTATAATCGAACCTGACGATATAACATTGGAGTACGTAAAAGGCCGGACAAAGAGGCCATATACCTTATATACCAGCGATCCGGACGCTGAATATTTCGCAGTTTACGAATATGACGTAAAAGACATTGAACCGCAGGTGGCTTTTCCGCACTTGCCCGAAAATACCAAACCAATCAGCCAGGTAGGGCATGTGGAAATTGACCAGGTTGTTATTGGTTCCTGCACCAATGGGCGGATGGAGGACCTGCGTATTGCCGCTGAGGTGTTAAAAGGCCGGAAGGTGCATGACAGAGTAAGGGCCATAGTATTTCCCGGCACTCAGCAAATTTATAAACAGGCTATGCAGGAAGGTTTGTTCGATATCTTTATAGATGCGAATGTTGCTATCAGTACTCCCACTTGTGGTCCGTGCCTGGGTGGACACATGGGCATCCTGGCTAAAGGGGAACGCGCTATAGCTACAACCAATAGAAATTTTGTAGGCCGTATGGGTCACCCGGAAAGCGAAGTTTATCTGTCTAATCCGGCTGTAGCAGCGGCATCGGCCATTCTTGGCCGTATTGCCAGCCCCGAGGAGGTGAAGTAG